The following coding sequences lie in one Synechococcus sp. PCC 7336 genomic window:
- a CDS encoding aminotransferase class V-fold PLP-dependent enzyme, with amino-acid sequence MPLDWQRARRETPGCDRVLHFNNAGAALMPAPVLDATIAHLQLEAEMGGYEAAALACERVERVYTATAELLGCEPGELAIVENATRAWDMAFYSLNFQAGDRILTAASEYASNYIAFLQVAKRTGATIEVIPNDETGQLSVSALERAIGDRVKLIAITHVPSNGGLVNPAAAVGRVARAAGIPYLLDACQSIGQMPVNVREIGCDFLSATGRKYLRGPRGTGFLYVRQALIEQLEPPFLDMHAAEWVERDRYRIRPDARRFETWEANYAAKIGLGVAIGYTLSWGLEAIRDRIRQLADRLRLQLAAIPSVAVRDLGRIQSGIVAFNSDRLSASQIATALNARDINVSISSLSSTRLDMESRQQIEFVRASVHYYNTVEEVDRFCDSLQQVLAGG; translated from the coding sequence GTGCCCCTCGACTGGCAGCGTGCCCGCCGCGAAACCCCCGGTTGCGATCGCGTTTTACATTTCAATAATGCGGGTGCCGCCCTGATGCCCGCCCCCGTTCTCGATGCCACCATCGCACACCTGCAACTGGAAGCTGAAATGGGGGGCTACGAGGCGGCTGCCCTTGCCTGCGAACGGGTGGAGAGGGTTTACACCGCCACTGCCGAGCTGCTCGGCTGCGAACCTGGCGAACTTGCGATCGTCGAAAATGCCACCCGCGCTTGGGATATGGCGTTTTACTCCCTCAACTTTCAAGCGGGCGATCGCATTCTCACGGCGGCCTCGGAATATGCCAGCAACTACATTGCTTTTTTGCAGGTGGCCAAACGCACGGGGGCGACGATCGAGGTCATTCCCAACGACGAAACCGGTCAACTGTCGGTCTCTGCCCTCGAAAGGGCGATCGGCGATCGCGTTAAACTCATCGCCATCACCCACGTTCCCAGCAATGGCGGCTTAGTCAATCCTGCTGCCGCAGTCGGTCGAGTCGCCCGCGCGGCAGGCATTCCCTATCTGCTCGATGCTTGCCAATCCATCGGCCAAATGCCCGTCAACGTGCGGGAAATCGGCTGCGACTTCCTCTCTGCCACAGGGCGAAAATACCTGCGCGGACCTCGCGGCACGGGATTTCTGTACGTGCGCCAAGCGCTGATCGAACAGCTAGAGCCCCCTTTCTTAGATATGCACGCGGCTGAATGGGTGGAGCGCGATCGCTATAGAATTCGCCCCGACGCCCGCCGCTTTGAGACGTGGGAAGCCAACTACGCAGCCAAGATTGGCTTGGGGGTGGCGATTGGCTATACCCTCAGTTGGGGATTAGAGGCAATTCGCGATCGCATCCGCCAGTTGGCCGATCGCCTGCGGCTACAGCTTGCTGCTATTCCCAGCGTGGCTGTGCGAGATTTGGGCCGCATTCAATCCGGCATTGTCGCGTTTAATAGCGATCGCCTCTCCGCCAGCCAGATCGCAACCGCCTTGAATGCGCGAGACATCAATGTCTCGATCTCCAGTCTGTCTTCCACACGGTTGGATATGGAAAGCCGCCAGCAAATAGAGTTCGTGCGGGCGTCAGTGCATTACTACAACACAGTTGAGGAAGTGGACCGCTTTTGCGACAGCCTGCAACAGGTTTTGGCAGGAGGTTAG
- a CDS encoding response regulator produces MNFTQSLTTCTRPDFTGILEAGGTDGQCWKLRFFRGRLVGDAGGSHPRRRWQRQFTRFAEHVDLNRMSAPVRGAWNYGLVEPLERQGIISQKQLLAILQGSAREVLFEIALEEHLNASLESAGDRYTVVREQLQDFEGAPLASMDAEREWSLVQQKLQAWIAKGLATFHPNLAPTIRDPEQFLQATSETAFNRLKPLLNGQQTLWDIALRSNRPLESVLKSLSTHIRSGSLELVSTPDGFLAPSSGKSHSNGLLPQPSFDRCRLKIAYLDDAVRSTQIMGQIVRELGYQYLAVNVPVTALTAFLEYKPDIIFLDLVMPVANGYEICAQLRRIEAFKETPIFMVTGSDGIVDRVRSKLVGATGFISKPVSRDKIEKTLSQNQISANGG; encoded by the coding sequence GTGAATTTTACACAAAGCCTGACCACTTGTACTCGGCCAGATTTTACGGGCATCCTCGAAGCAGGTGGAACCGATGGGCAGTGCTGGAAACTGCGTTTTTTTCGCGGCCGTTTGGTTGGCGATGCGGGAGGATCGCACCCGCGCAGGCGCTGGCAGCGGCAGTTTACTCGATTTGCCGAGCATGTGGATTTAAATCGGATGTCAGCCCCTGTCAGGGGGGCATGGAATTATGGACTCGTCGAGCCTCTAGAACGGCAAGGCATTATCTCCCAGAAACAACTGTTGGCGATTTTGCAGGGCAGTGCTCGGGAAGTCTTGTTCGAAATCGCCTTGGAGGAGCATTTGAATGCTTCTCTTGAATCCGCTGGCGATCGCTATACGGTCGTCCGAGAGCAGTTGCAGGATTTCGAGGGTGCCCCCTTAGCCTCAATGGATGCCGAGCGCGAGTGGAGTTTAGTCCAACAAAAACTGCAAGCTTGGATCGCTAAAGGACTGGCGACTTTTCACCCCAACCTAGCACCCACGATTCGCGACCCGGAACAGTTCCTTCAAGCCACTTCTGAGACGGCATTCAATCGCCTCAAACCATTGCTGAACGGCCAGCAAACCCTTTGGGACATAGCATTGCGCTCGAATCGTCCCCTTGAATCGGTACTAAAATCGCTCTCGACCCACATTCGATCGGGTAGCCTCGAGCTCGTCTCCACCCCAGACGGGTTCCTTGCGCCCTCAAGTGGCAAGAGTCACTCGAACGGCCTTTTACCCCAGCCATCCTTCGATCGATGCCGCCTCAAAATCGCTTATCTAGATGATGCGGTTCGGTCAACTCAAATCATGGGACAGATTGTGCGGGAATTGGGATATCAATATCTGGCCGTCAATGTGCCCGTCACAGCACTGACCGCTTTTTTGGAGTACAAGCCCGACATTATCTTTCTCGACTTGGTGATGCCGGTGGCGAACGGCTATGAAATTTGCGCTCAATTGCGGCGAATTGAGGCATTCAAAGAAACTCCCATTTTCATGGTGACGGGCAGCGATGGCATCGTCGATCGCGTTAGGTCCAAGTTAGTGGGAGCCACTGGATTCATTTCCAAGCCCGTCTCCCGCGACAAAATCGAGAAGACGTTGAGCCAGAATCAAATATCTGCCAATGGCGGCTAG
- a CDS encoding YdcF family protein, giving the protein MQYWFARRLLWRQWFTKRRISIGAIAVLLLVTAWGGRMWWRYRQALDLQPDAIVVLGGGVLREIAAAQLAREVPDVPIIVSSGSPLGCLRLIFEQQRGVDFDRVLVDFRARVTLTNFTTLVPFLKAGDTPRKVWVVTDAGNWPRARKLGQIVFGSRGIAISPVLIGGPGSSRGESARKTHLQVILAGAWVLFGDFVLPPGSLNDRFTARQLASTQQLDNCTNGYPEFVPMQWWPY; this is encoded by the coding sequence GTGCAGTACTGGTTCGCCCGACGCCTCCTCTGGCGGCAATGGTTCACCAAACGCCGCATCTCAATTGGGGCGATCGCCGTTCTACTGCTCGTCACTGCATGGGGCGGCCGCATGTGGTGGCGCTACCGACAAGCCCTAGACCTGCAGCCCGATGCGATCGTGGTGCTGGGGGGAGGTGTCCTGCGGGAGATTGCTGCGGCCCAACTCGCCCGAGAAGTCCCAGATGTGCCCATTATTGTCAGTAGCGGCAGTCCTTTAGGCTGTCTGAGATTGATTTTTGAGCAGCAGCGGGGAGTTGACTTCGATCGCGTTCTTGTGGACTTCCGAGCCCGCGTCACCTTAACGAACTTCACAACTCTAGTGCCCTTCCTCAAAGCAGGCGATACCCCTCGCAAGGTTTGGGTTGTGACGGATGCAGGTAATTGGCCCCGGGCGCGAAAGTTGGGCCAGATTGTCTTTGGCAGTCGCGGCATCGCCATTTCCCCCGTTTTGATTGGCGGTCCCGGTAGCTCTCGCGGAGAATCAGCTCGCAAGACTCACCTGCAGGTCATTTTGGCGGGTGCCTGGGTCCTGTTTGGCGATTTCGTTTTGCCTCCGGGATCTCTCAACGACCGGTTTACTGCTCGACAATTAGCATCGACGCAGCAGTTGGATAACTGTACGAATGGATATCCAGAGTTCGTGCCCATGCAGTGGTGGCCTTATTAA
- a CDS encoding GAF domain-containing protein: MNLQLREQRQSSSRDSLQPLRLLILAEASDDLDLTLSALQQASLNFKYDAADSEVAYSQLLARHHYDAVLSEYGFQGRTGTRALAVLDRSGQEIPFILMTDRLGEEIAVECLRSGVTDYVLKDRLFRLPFVLQRALQEFEQRRQSQKTFVQVHQRAQQESIVNSLLQAMLKNVNLGNVLQSTLDSLQEALQVDRCAFLELNEVGAKIMCLSRESVQRDRLLGSYCQLCSHYGLQMASGEPLAIAKFDSNIPTDIWRSAADMNVKSMLLVPLRFDGRNLGCLCLLQCDRERAWSSDRIQSVKRVADHLTVAVYQTGLHRELQALNQCLDLKVKQAQRALQFEATLKTISDRIRDSLDERQILETAVRELAIALNADCCSTTLYDLERGSCYVAYEYTEKLPTSRGEAELMADFPHCYRHLLAGQSIQFCPLVPRFNHPLSSISAVPIADDRAVMGDIWLFRSPDRTYEANEIALAQQVANQCAIAIRQAKLYQAAQAQVRELEKLSQLKDDFINTVSHELRSPLANMRVAIQMLDISRNTEKFDRYLDVLKQECRQESELIDDLLNLQRIGANCYELELEVIELPNYLSIIIETFQERIEQHDRQLICKLGDKPLTLRTDRLCLNRILHELLNNACKYTADGGSIVVELLEHPNAGISIVVGNTSSIPSEALAHIFDKFYRFNSVDIRKHGGTGLGLSLVKSMVDLLGGNISVSSEQSWTAFQLYLPQQ, encoded by the coding sequence ATGAATCTTCAACTGCGCGAACAACGCCAAAGCTCGTCCCGAGACTCGCTGCAACCCTTGCGGCTATTAATATTAGCAGAAGCCTCCGACGATTTGGACCTGACGCTCTCGGCCTTACAACAGGCTAGCCTGAATTTTAAATACGATGCCGCCGATAGCGAAGTCGCCTACTCCCAATTACTGGCTCGCCATCACTACGATGCAGTGCTATCTGAATATGGTTTTCAGGGACGGACGGGCACTCGAGCACTGGCAGTGCTCGATCGATCGGGCCAAGAGATTCCCTTTATTTTAATGACAGACCGCTTGGGTGAAGAAATTGCGGTGGAATGTCTGCGCTCGGGAGTGACTGATTATGTTTTGAAAGATCGGTTGTTCCGCTTGCCCTTTGTGCTACAGCGGGCCTTGCAAGAATTCGAACAGCGTCGCCAGAGCCAAAAAACCTTTGTGCAAGTCCACCAGCGGGCTCAGCAGGAGAGCATTGTCAATAGTCTCTTGCAGGCCATGCTGAAAAATGTGAATTTAGGCAATGTCTTGCAATCTACCTTAGATAGCCTGCAGGAGGCGCTACAGGTCGATCGCTGTGCTTTTTTAGAGCTTAACGAGGTCGGGGCAAAGATTATGTGTCTCAGCCGAGAATCAGTGCAGCGGGATCGGTTGTTGGGCAGCTATTGCCAACTGTGCAGCCACTATGGCCTACAGATGGCAAGTGGAGAACCGCTTGCGATCGCGAAATTTGACAGCAATATTCCGACCGATATCTGGCGCTCGGCAGCGGATATGAATGTGAAATCGATGCTGCTGGTGCCATTGCGTTTCGACGGGCGCAATCTCGGTTGCCTGTGCCTCCTCCAGTGCGATCGCGAGCGTGCTTGGAGCTCGGATCGGATCCAGTCAGTCAAACGGGTTGCCGACCACTTAACCGTGGCAGTGTATCAAACCGGATTGCATCGAGAACTGCAGGCGCTGAATCAGTGTTTGGATTTAAAAGTCAAACAAGCGCAGCGGGCCTTGCAGTTTGAGGCCACCCTCAAAACCATCAGCGATCGCATTCGCGACAGCTTAGACGAACGACAAATCCTAGAAACCGCCGTGCGAGAACTGGCGATCGCTTTAAATGCCGATTGTTGCAGTACCACCTTGTACGATCTCGAACGGGGCTCCTGCTACGTGGCCTACGAATATACCGAGAAGTTGCCAACGTCTCGAGGAGAGGCCGAGTTAATGGCAGACTTTCCCCATTGCTACCGGCATCTCCTCGCCGGTCAATCCATCCAGTTTTGTCCGCTCGTGCCTCGCTTCAACCATCCCCTCTCCTCCATCTCGGCCGTACCGATTGCAGACGATCGCGCAGTCATGGGAGACATCTGGTTGTTTCGGTCGCCCGATCGCACTTACGAAGCGAATGAAATCGCTCTGGCACAGCAGGTGGCGAATCAATGTGCGATCGCCATTCGACAGGCCAAGCTCTACCAAGCGGCGCAGGCGCAGGTGCGAGAATTAGAGAAGCTCAGCCAACTGAAAGACGACTTCATTAACACGGTTTCCCACGAATTGCGATCGCCGCTGGCGAATATGCGGGTTGCCATTCAGATGTTAGATATTTCTCGCAACACTGAGAAATTCGATCGCTATTTGGATGTTCTGAAGCAGGAGTGCAGGCAAGAGAGCGAGCTAATCGACGATTTGCTGAATCTGCAAAGGATTGGAGCCAACTGCTACGAGCTCGAACTCGAAGTCATTGAATTGCCCAATTATCTCTCTATCATTATTGAGACCTTTCAAGAACGCATCGAACAACACGATCGCCAATTAATTTGCAAACTGGGTGACAAGCCTTTAACCTTGCGAACCGATCGCCTGTGCCTCAATCGCATTCTGCACGAGCTGCTCAATAATGCCTGTAAATATACGGCTGATGGCGGCAGTATTGTAGTTGAGCTTTTAGAGCATCCAAACGCAGGAATTTCGATTGTTGTCGGTAACACTTCCTCTATTCCATCGGAGGCCCTAGCCCATATTTTCGATAAATTCTATCGATTTAATTCGGTGGATATTCGAAAGCACGGAGGGACTGGCCTAGGCTTGTCTTTAGTAAAAAGTATGGTTGATTTGCTCGGCGGCAACATTAGCGTCTCTAGCGAGCAGAGCTGGACGGCGTTTCAGCTCTATCTGCCGCAACAATGA